From the Saccharobesus litoralis genome, one window contains:
- a CDS encoding carbohydrate binding family 9 domain-containing protein, whose amino-acid sequence MSRKAVLACVLLCLGWIKVAYAAQGTAVNSIPYLPSSIEIDGQLSESSWQQALLVDVDVVTYPTDNTQAQVRTQAFIFQNGQSLFVGVKAQDFNPELIRAEYKRRDSIGNDDHVTITLDTFNQQQQAFQFSLNPYGVQWDRLRDETRGRTNGAWNAVWQGAGYKHQQGYDVEFAIPFSALRFSSSKNSDLEWGIEITRIMPRDSRININSQAKERGNTCFLCQIPKYRGFKDITPGSDIELVPSITAKKVQTREVTDADPTVMASWPDTSIETDLSLSMRWGITQDNILNVALNPDFSQASADAEQITVNSSFSPTYRENRDFFLDGSDYFSTSRMSLVHTRNLVAPDYGVKFTGKQGNSNYGVLLANDTSSQFIVPRSQGSWQANLKDESDNEVASNNLVARYQHNLDQRSNMGVLMTQRENDTGYKNSVVSLDGVYQPVNEHRFKYQYAYSRSDNTLAFRKTKLEKEGKPLLSPEGHKPPQGQQPPKPNDPLAHIPVEQNGDAINLEYKYLQTNYDLVGRYIDYDTDFRADLSSIGKVGYDRVLFGGGRWWFGKKGSPWTRWGIHGDWDRTKEKQTGIELENEYEAHVWVDGPKQLHAKAGVISKDAYWDGEVFALTYLNLYGRIDPIKNIRVWTRWTLGDAIDVKNTRPADRTKMEFGSNWRLGEHITGSTKYTREVLDVELGELYDVNKLDFRLNVQFNLDNSLRLVVTQSDLTRNIDLYNEEVDDLNKRISTQLIYAYEPDPKTVFYLGYADKAEQKEQRIDIEQDQRSVFMKISYDFQI is encoded by the coding sequence GTGAGTCGTAAAGCGGTATTAGCCTGCGTTTTGTTGTGTTTGGGTTGGATTAAAGTGGCGTATGCAGCGCAAGGCACAGCAGTTAATTCAATACCTTATTTACCATCGTCTATCGAGATAGACGGCCAGCTTTCTGAATCAAGTTGGCAGCAAGCTTTACTTGTCGATGTCGACGTGGTGACGTATCCAACCGATAACACCCAAGCCCAAGTGCGTACTCAAGCGTTTATATTTCAAAATGGTCAATCTCTGTTTGTTGGCGTAAAAGCACAAGACTTTAATCCTGAGTTGATCAGGGCAGAATATAAGCGCCGTGACAGTATCGGCAATGATGATCATGTGACTATTACGCTAGACACATTTAATCAGCAACAACAGGCATTTCAATTCTCTCTCAACCCTTATGGGGTTCAGTGGGATCGATTACGTGATGAAACACGAGGCCGAACCAATGGCGCTTGGAATGCCGTTTGGCAGGGCGCAGGTTATAAGCATCAACAGGGTTATGATGTTGAGTTTGCGATCCCGTTTTCTGCGCTACGCTTTTCATCATCTAAAAATAGTGATTTAGAATGGGGTATAGAAATTACCCGAATTATGCCACGTGATAGCCGTATTAACATAAACTCACAAGCAAAAGAACGAGGCAACACCTGCTTTTTGTGTCAAATACCTAAGTACCGTGGTTTTAAAGATATTACCCCCGGTAGTGATATTGAGTTAGTCCCTAGTATTACAGCCAAAAAAGTGCAGACTCGTGAAGTAACGGATGCTGATCCTACGGTGATGGCGAGTTGGCCTGATACAAGTATTGAAACCGACTTAAGCTTGAGTATGCGTTGGGGGATAACGCAGGACAATATATTAAATGTTGCGTTAAATCCTGATTTTTCACAAGCGTCAGCAGATGCTGAACAAATCACAGTTAATAGTAGCTTCTCTCCGACGTATCGTGAAAACCGTGATTTCTTTTTAGATGGCAGTGATTACTTTTCCACTTCTCGCATGTCTTTAGTCCATACACGAAATTTAGTGGCACCCGATTACGGGGTAAAGTTTACCGGTAAGCAGGGTAATAGTAATTATGGAGTTTTGCTGGCTAATGACACCAGTAGTCAATTTATCGTGCCACGCAGTCAAGGCTCTTGGCAAGCTAACTTAAAAGACGAAAGTGACAATGAGGTCGCCTCTAATAACTTAGTGGCACGTTACCAGCATAATCTCGATCAGCGCAGTAATATGGGCGTGTTAATGACTCAACGCGAGAATGATACTGGCTACAAAAATAGCGTGGTTTCGCTTGATGGTGTATACCAACCTGTCAATGAACATCGTTTTAAATATCAATATGCCTATTCTCGTTCAGATAATACGTTAGCTTTTCGTAAAACTAAGCTAGAAAAAGAAGGCAAGCCACTTTTATCCCCAGAAGGCCACAAGCCACCTCAAGGGCAACAACCGCCTAAACCCAACGATCCTTTAGCTCATATTCCAGTTGAACAAAATGGCGATGCAATTAATTTGGAATACAAATACTTACAAACTAACTATGATTTAGTTGGTCGTTATATTGATTATGATACGGACTTTAGAGCGGATTTAAGCTCGATTGGTAAAGTGGGTTACGATAGGGTGTTATTCGGTGGCGGTCGATGGTGGTTCGGTAAAAAAGGCAGCCCATGGACACGTTGGGGGATCCATGGAGATTGGGATCGCACTAAAGAAAAGCAAACGGGAATTGAGTTAGAAAATGAATATGAAGCCCATGTATGGGTGGATGGCCCCAAACAATTACACGCTAAGGCTGGGGTTATTAGCAAAGATGCCTACTGGGATGGAGAAGTCTTTGCGTTAACCTATTTAAATTTGTATGGCAGAATTGATCCCATCAAGAATATTCGAGTTTGGACGCGCTGGACGCTAGGTGATGCGATTGATGTAAAAAATACCCGTCCAGCAGATAGAACTAAAATGGAGTTTGGCTCTAATTGGCGCTTAGGTGAGCATATAACGGGTTCAACCAAATATACCCGTGAGGTGTTAGATGTTGAATTAGGTGAATTGTACGATGTTAATAAACTCGATTTTCGCTTAAATGTGCAATTTAATTTGGATAACTCTTTGCGTTTGGTGGTTACCCAATCCGATTTAACCCGTAATATTGATTTATACAACGAAGAGGTTGATGATTTAAATAAACGTATTAGCACCCAGCTAATTTACGCTTATGAGCCTGATCCTAAAACTGTTTTCTATTTAGGCTACGCGGATAAAGCTGAGCAAAAAGAGCAGCGAATTGATATTGAGCAAGATCAACGCAGTGTGTTTATGAAAATCAGTTATGATTTTCAAATTTAA
- a CDS encoding MATE family efflux transporter, with the protein MDSKFMAVFVQAKRIIQLAWPIVITQLALSGMVTIDTIMAARYSSVDMAAVGTSLGLWYPISLFALGVLAGLGPIFSRDYGARNKRTGNSHFSNALVITTGLVAFTALLMLFKTPLLAPLAFDPAMLTIMHDYLFYLTLGLPGFCFFILYRVLNESMGNTRLLMWLQLAALALNIPLNWMFIFGEFGAPELGGAGAGISTTLLNYLLFFVIWYISNKHANCRPYIKRASIKFVTVKKLQELLKLGLPVGVTMFLEVALFGAVALAIGRYGPEAAAAHQVAINFASMMWMIPLSLSIATSVVIGQSMGAKSPLQAIQATKAGVYIAVCFAAVTATITIVGRHYVSLIYTQDVAVVEIATALLIWAAIFQLSDATQCVTLGSLRGFKDTQKPMWFTIFSYWVIGFPAGWIFAETTWFWHEPLGLHGYWIGLLTSLSCAAILLSLRLKRIIYKIRRISRFRHSPRVR; encoded by the coding sequence GTGGATTCTAAATTTATGGCCGTATTTGTGCAAGCTAAGCGTATCATTCAGCTAGCTTGGCCGATTGTGATCACGCAGTTAGCTCTATCCGGAATGGTCACTATCGATACCATTATGGCGGCGCGCTATAGCTCGGTTGATATGGCAGCTGTCGGCACATCTTTAGGTTTATGGTATCCCATTTCTCTTTTTGCTTTAGGTGTATTAGCTGGCTTAGGCCCAATATTTTCACGTGATTACGGTGCGCGTAATAAACGTACCGGCAATAGCCACTTTAGTAATGCCTTAGTAATAACCACGGGGCTGGTTGCTTTTACAGCTCTGCTAATGCTTTTTAAAACGCCTCTATTAGCGCCGTTAGCGTTTGACCCTGCCATGCTAACGATAATGCATGATTACCTGTTTTACTTAACGCTAGGGCTACCTGGGTTTTGTTTCTTTATTTTGTATCGAGTATTAAACGAATCCATGGGCAATACTCGATTATTAATGTGGCTACAACTAGCAGCATTAGCATTGAATATTCCGCTCAATTGGATGTTTATATTTGGTGAGTTTGGCGCGCCTGAATTAGGCGGTGCCGGCGCAGGCATTTCAACCACCCTACTTAACTACCTGTTGTTTTTTGTGATTTGGTATATCAGTAATAAACATGCCAATTGCCGCCCTTATATTAAGCGTGCCAGCATAAAATTTGTCACCGTTAAAAAATTACAAGAGTTACTCAAACTTGGTTTGCCTGTTGGTGTGACCATGTTTTTAGAAGTAGCATTGTTTGGCGCTGTCGCGCTAGCGATTGGTCGCTACGGCCCAGAGGCTGCTGCTGCACATCAGGTTGCAATTAACTTTGCCAGTATGATGTGGATGATACCGCTGAGTTTAAGTATTGCCACCAGTGTTGTAATAGGCCAATCGATGGGCGCTAAAAGCCCATTGCAAGCCATACAAGCAACCAAAGCGGGTGTATATATAGCGGTATGCTTTGCCGCAGTAACCGCGACCATCACCATAGTCGGTCGGCATTATGTATCATTAATATACACACAGGATGTTGCCGTGGTTGAAATTGCCACCGCATTACTAATTTGGGCCGCTATTTTTCAGTTGTCTGATGCAACGCAATGTGTCACCTTGGGGTCACTACGCGGTTTTAAAGATACACAAAAGCCTATGTGGTTTACCATATTTTCCTACTGGGTTATTGGCTTTCCCGCTGGTTGGATATTTGCAGAAACCACTTGGTTCTGGCATGAGCCATTAGGCTTGCATGGCTACTGGATTGGCTTATTGACGAGTTTGTCCTGTGCCGCCATTTTATTAAGCTTACGACTAAAACGAATTATCTATAAAATTCGTCGGATTAGTCGTTTCCGCCATTCGCCTCGCGTTCGCTAA
- a CDS encoding riboflavin synthase subunit alpha has translation MFTGIVKFETQLVAVESKPYGKQFILELTDEQARGVETGASVAINGACLTIVEIEHKLESQSVSLAFDVIPETLRLTNLADLNAGDWVNIERAAKFGDEIGGHHLSGHVHTQAKVEQLLENDGEIAIEFSVPEVWQKYVFHKGYIGLNGCSLTIGKVAEGKFWVHLIPETLKITNFDKLSLGAKVNLEIDTQTQTTVDTVERVLAQRGLLESF, from the coding sequence ATGTTTACTGGCATTGTTAAGTTTGAAACCCAACTTGTTGCTGTAGAATCAAAGCCCTACGGCAAGCAATTTATTCTTGAGTTGACCGATGAACAAGCAAGAGGAGTAGAAACTGGTGCTAGTGTGGCGATTAACGGTGCCTGTTTAACTATTGTTGAGATTGAACATAAGCTTGAAAGTCAATCTGTGAGTTTAGCTTTTGACGTTATTCCAGAAACCTTACGTTTAACCAATTTAGCGGATTTAAACGCCGGCGATTGGGTTAATATTGAACGAGCGGCCAAGTTTGGCGATGAAATTGGCGGCCATCATTTATCTGGTCATGTTCATACTCAAGCTAAAGTAGAACAGCTTTTAGAAAACGACGGGGAAATAGCGATTGAGTTTTCCGTGCCAGAGGTGTGGCAAAAATATGTTTTTCATAAAGGTTATATTGGCTTAAATGGTTGTAGTTTAACCATAGGCAAGGTGGCTGAGGGCAAATTTTGGGTGCACCTGATCCCTGAAACTTTGAAAATCACTAATTTTGATAAGTTAAGCCTAGGTGCTAAAGTCAATTTAGAGATTGATACGCAAACACAAACGACGGTTGATACGGTTGAACGTGTATTGGCCCAGCGCGGTTTGTTGGAATCTTTTTAA
- the rluB gene encoding 23S rRNA pseudouridine(2605) synthase RluB — MSEKLQKVLARAGVGSRREMERVIAEGRVSVNGEVAQLGARVGEGDVLRVDGNQIKFSTAESIPCRVLIYNKPEGEICSRSDPDHDKTVFDRLPRLNGGRWIAVGRLDINTSGLLLFTTDGELANRLMHPSHEVEREYAARVFGEVTDGIVQKLRMGVQLEDGPAKFTKVSRQGGEGLNRWYHVTLSEGRNREVRRMWEAVDCTVSRLTRIRYGQLRLPRNLPLGGWAELETKEINYLRQMVKMRPIEMRKEVARNNKVERIKANRIRKAVRKAEIRRSKKP; from the coding sequence ATGTCAGAGAAACTACAGAAAGTACTGGCTAGAGCCGGTGTTGGCTCTCGTCGTGAAATGGAACGCGTTATTGCAGAAGGGCGCGTGAGTGTCAATGGTGAAGTTGCCCAGCTCGGTGCACGCGTTGGCGAAGGCGATGTTTTACGCGTTGACGGTAACCAAATTAAATTTAGCACGGCTGAATCTATTCCTTGCCGAGTGTTAATTTACAACAAGCCTGAAGGTGAAATTTGCAGCCGTTCCGATCCTGATCATGATAAAACCGTGTTTGACCGCTTACCGCGTTTAAACGGTGGCCGCTGGATAGCAGTCGGTCGCTTAGATATTAACACCAGTGGCTTATTGTTATTTACCACAGACGGTGAATTAGCCAATCGATTAATGCACCCATCACATGAAGTCGAGCGAGAATATGCTGCACGCGTATTTGGTGAGGTTACCGATGGTATCGTGCAAAAATTACGCATGGGTGTGCAATTAGAAGATGGCCCCGCCAAATTTACCAAAGTGTCGCGTCAAGGTGGTGAAGGTTTAAACCGTTGGTATCATGTGACCTTATCAGAAGGGCGTAACCGCGAAGTTCGCCGCATGTGGGAAGCGGTAGACTGTACAGTGAGTCGATTAACTCGTATTCGCTACGGTCAGTTACGCCTTCCACGCAATTTACCTTTGGGTGGTTGGGCTGAACTTGAAACTAAAGAGATCAATTACCTACGTCAAATGGTAAAAATGCGGCCAATTGAAATGAGAAAAGAGGTTGCACGTAACAATAAAGTGGAGCGAATCAAAGCTAATCGTATTCGTAAAGCGGTACGTAAAGCTGAAATTAGACGCAGCAAAAAACCTTAA
- the scpB gene encoding SMC-Scp complex subunit ScpB: protein MATKKQKQHYTQIIEAAIFAAGKPMSIDNLRSTVLDEFDLSVRMVNGLIKDLQNHYEGRGIELIKVASGFRFQTRSELSPWLSKLWTEKAPKYSRAMLETLSLIAYRQPITRGEIEEVRGVAVSSSIIRTLQERGWIKVIGHKEIPGRPALFATTPVFLDYFGLASLEELPPLPEVAPASFNLGNESPFIDDLPETGPTNENQSDSGESDVRETTESTG, encoded by the coding sequence GTGGCCACTAAAAAACAAAAGCAACATTATACGCAAATTATTGAAGCCGCTATTTTTGCAGCTGGCAAACCTATGTCTATCGATAATTTACGTAGTACGGTTTTAGATGAATTTGATTTGTCTGTGCGTATGGTTAACGGCTTGATTAAAGATTTACAAAATCACTACGAAGGTCGAGGTATTGAGTTAATTAAAGTGGCGTCGGGTTTTCGTTTTCAAACCCGTAGTGAACTCAGCCCATGGTTATCTAAATTATGGACAGAAAAAGCCCCCAAATATTCGCGTGCCATGCTAGAAACCTTGTCGTTAATCGCTTATCGACAACCCATTACCCGAGGTGAAATTGAAGAAGTGCGTGGGGTTGCGGTTAGCTCTAGTATTATTCGAACCTTGCAAGAACGTGGCTGGATCAAAGTGATTGGCCACAAAGAAATACCCGGGCGTCCAGCATTATTTGCGACAACGCCTGTTTTTTTAGATTATTTTGGCCTAGCGTCATTAGAAGAATTACCGCCACTGCCTGAAGTGGCACCCGCATCCTTTAATTTAGGTAATGAGTCTCCTTTTATAGACGACTTACCTGAAACTGGACCGACTAACGAAAATCAATCCGATTCGGGAGAATCCGATGTCAGAGAAACTACAGAAAGTACTGGCTAG